The following proteins are co-located in the Meriones unguiculatus strain TT.TT164.6M chromosome 4, Bangor_MerUng_6.1, whole genome shotgun sequence genome:
- the C4H20orf173 gene encoding LOW QUALITY PROTEIN: uncharacterized protein C20orf173 homolog (The sequence of the model RefSeq protein was modified relative to this genomic sequence to represent the inferred CDS: substituted 1 base at 1 genomic stop codon), with translation MKPCWVLWGLVLCLVAPYLDLAHESAPQQEWTYMVPQHCNWLCFKFGEHGCPPRTPNCSTCRHAVGGWNWIEACYEKTMGYLRRTNALWWLGISSVSELGKVWKKTSEVISRPLLHHFDFHCVPCAILGNSGLSNTNRFYMVIRMNXAFAHSSEAELRNQTTGPFTCPRNESHQGYWRQQWLLQLSDLVPGGTRSPSLGFGSEQQRKWSYYQQNGIRPKAPETPVRMD, from the exons ATGAAGCCCTGCTGGGTCCTCTGGGGGCTTGTCTTGTGTCTGGTGGCTCCCTACTTGGATCTGGCCCACGAATCGGCACCCCAGCAGGAATGGACATACATGGTTCCACAACACTGTAACTGGCTGTGCTTCAAATTTGGGGAGCATGGCTGCCCTCCAAGGACCCCCAACTGCTCCACCTGCCGCCACGCAGTTGGAGGATGGAACTGGATTGAAGCTTGTTATGAGAAGACCATGGGGTACTTGAGGAGAACCAACGCTCTCTGGTGGCTG gGCATCAGCTCTGTGAGCGAGCTTGGGAAAGTGtggaagaagacatcagaagttATTTCCAGGCCCCTCCTACACCATTTTGATTTTCACTGTGTGCCCTGTGCCATCCTAGGGAACTCTGGCCTCAGTAATACCAACCGATTCTACATGGTTATCAG GATGAATTAGGCTTTTGCCCACAGCTCTGAGGCAGAATTGAGGAACCAAACCACAGGACCCTTCACCTGTCCCAGGAATGAGAGTCACCAGGGCTACTGGAGGCAACAGTGGTTACTGCAGCTGTCTGATCTAGTGCCTGGAGGGACAAG GTCACCCTCTCTGGGATTTGGATCAGAACAGCAGAGAAAGTGGTCCTATTACCAACAGAATGGGATCAGACCAAAGGCCCCAGAAACACCTGTGCGCATGGACTAG